A single region of the Corallococcus silvisoli genome encodes:
- a CDS encoding HIT family protein — protein sequence MSDVNDPCLGCAIVRGEVHPPGGVLARVPGLVLHGVASGSPVPGWVVLTSDQHVRGWYDLAEEVSRELGPFAARVMRAQREALGAEHVYAFAIGDVLRHFHLHLVPRFADTPPHLRGRGAFDAAPGEHLSTETLEASARRLAAALAR from the coding sequence ATGTCAGACGTGAACGACCCCTGCCTGGGCTGCGCCATCGTTCGAGGAGAGGTCCACCCACCGGGTGGCGTCCTGGCGCGCGTCCCCGGCCTGGTGCTCCATGGGGTGGCCTCGGGCAGCCCCGTCCCCGGCTGGGTGGTGCTCACCAGCGATCAGCACGTGCGCGGCTGGTATGACCTGGCGGAGGAGGTGTCGCGGGAGCTGGGCCCCTTCGCCGCCCGGGTGATGCGCGCCCAGCGGGAGGCCCTGGGCGCGGAGCATGTCTATGCCTTCGCCATCGGTGACGTGCTCCGCCACTTCCACCTGCACCTCGTCCCCCGCTTCGCGGACACGCCGCCCCACCTGCGGGGGCGGGGCGCGTTCGACGCCGCCCCCGGCGAGCACCTTTCAACGGAAACACTGGAAGCCTCGGCCCGGCGGCTGGCGGCGGCGCTCGCCCGCTGA
- a CDS encoding carboxypeptidase-like regulatory domain-containing protein, with amino-acid sequence MKKHVLMAVLPLLAWGCGSPTDADNDGVADGIRTPNNVSVVVPSTPKGTVSGQVLGTNLQPLEGVTVAMTIGSQATGKTATTDPSGNFVMTDVPAGAQVLLTFSKSGFATLRATSTVPSAAGTVPINNGNASFGPVTLAQLNSTLRFQVVTPQGRPAVGAKGTLEVDRAGSILLSNYDQASSVVSRVIVEATSDGEGVLTFNGVPSGTEMARLNGNFNLYVAPLDANGDGIPESGGYVKSYSGAAIVGTSVTTLVPLPYAKPSNVALAVEGGNVASLKGVDNDPLRNMVRPGESIYVYFNQPVQPGSLLVRLTDEYAKESLPVTSSVTLGGYSAIITPTGGIIQEGKEYNIFVRAVSAEGGTNYSRTGFFFGGDQSTPKAVSIAELRYQEQSLPPAAAATQLNTGEVVYVNFSVPITKQTGTSVQVFFGSDIDNNGTVGGNSYGEIGNYSGQGFPLDIAEPVKPYATRTPAELPVFTIQPSGYSTRYSFTYGGSVALNPSQIRLVVAFSYLGPVQGINDVYETIWGQPLNVDLEATGIAQQAAPTL; translated from the coding sequence ATGAAGAAGCATGTGCTGATGGCCGTGTTGCCGCTGCTGGCTTGGGGGTGCGGTAGCCCGACTGACGCGGACAACGATGGTGTCGCGGACGGCATCCGGACTCCGAACAACGTGTCGGTGGTGGTGCCTTCGACGCCGAAGGGGACCGTGTCGGGCCAGGTGCTGGGCACGAACCTGCAGCCGCTGGAAGGCGTCACGGTGGCGATGACGATTGGCAGCCAGGCCACTGGCAAGACGGCGACCACGGATCCGAGCGGCAACTTCGTGATGACGGACGTGCCGGCGGGCGCGCAGGTGCTGCTGACGTTCAGCAAGAGCGGCTTCGCGACGCTGCGTGCGACGTCGACGGTTCCGTCGGCGGCGGGCACGGTGCCCATCAACAACGGCAACGCGAGCTTTGGTCCCGTGACGCTGGCGCAGCTGAACAGCACGCTGCGCTTCCAGGTGGTGACGCCGCAGGGTCGCCCGGCGGTGGGCGCGAAGGGCACGCTGGAGGTGGACCGCGCGGGTTCCATCCTCCTGAGCAACTACGACCAGGCCTCCTCCGTGGTGAGCCGGGTCATCGTGGAGGCCACGTCGGACGGTGAGGGCGTGCTGACGTTCAACGGCGTGCCCAGTGGTACGGAGATGGCGCGGCTGAACGGCAACTTCAACCTCTACGTGGCCCCGCTGGATGCGAACGGCGATGGCATCCCGGAGTCGGGTGGCTACGTGAAGAGCTACTCGGGCGCGGCCATCGTGGGCACCAGCGTGACGACGCTCGTCCCGCTGCCGTACGCGAAGCCGTCGAACGTGGCGCTCGCGGTCGAGGGTGGCAACGTGGCCAGCCTGAAGGGCGTGGACAATGACCCGCTGCGGAACATGGTGCGTCCGGGCGAGTCCATCTACGTGTACTTCAACCAGCCGGTGCAGCCGGGCTCGCTGCTCGTGCGCCTGACGGACGAGTACGCGAAGGAGTCGCTGCCGGTGACCTCCTCGGTGACCCTGGGTGGCTACTCGGCGATCATCACGCCGACCGGCGGCATCATCCAGGAGGGCAAGGAGTACAACATCTTCGTGCGCGCGGTGTCCGCCGAGGGCGGCACCAACTACAGCCGCACGGGCTTCTTCTTCGGGGGTGATCAGTCCACCCCGAAGGCCGTGAGCATCGCGGAGCTCCGTTACCAGGAGCAGTCCCTGCCGCCCGCAGCTGCAGCGACGCAGCTCAACACCGGCGAAGTCGTCTACGTGAACTTCAGCGTGCCCATCACGAAGCAGACTGGGACCTCCGTTCAGGTCTTCTTCGGTTCGGACATCGACAACAATGGCACGGTGGGTGGTAACTCCTACGGCGAGATCGGCAACTACAGTGGCCAGGGCTTCCCCCTGGACATCGCGGAGCCCGTGAAGCCCTACGCGACGCGCACTCCCGCCGAGCTGCCTGTCTTCACGATCCAGCCGTCTGGCTACAGCACCCGTTACTCATTCACCTATGGTGGTTCCGTCGCTCTCAACCCGAGCCAGATCCGGCTCGTCGTCGCGTTCAGCTACCTGGGGCCAGTTCAGGGCATCAACGATGTCTACGAGACCATCTGGGGACAGCCCCTCAACGTAGACCTGGAGGCGACGGGCATCGCCCAGCAGGCCGCGCCGACCCTGTAA